The window GTGTGGATTTCTCACTCGTCGTCCTCGAAGGGGGAACCGGCGGCCTCGGGCTCCTCGCCGGCAATGGAAATGATGTTCTCCCGGCCCACGCGGAGCTTGCTGATCTCGCCGTCCTCCTCCATGTCCGAGAGGAGCATGCTCACCTTCGACTTGGACCACTCCGTCTCGTCGACGATGTTGACCTGCTTCATCCGGCCGCCGTTGTCCTCCAGGAGCTTCAGCACGCGGTCGCTGTCCGAGAGGAGTTCCTCCTCCGGGACGGCGGGGGACTCGGGCTCCGGATCCGGTTCTGGAGCGCTGGCCTCGGCCGCCGCCGCGCCGCCGTCGCCGTCGTTCCAGGGGACGTCGGGGCGACCGAAGTGGAAGACGGCGCCGCCGACCAGCGCGACGAGCAGGACCACGGCGCCGGCCATCCACATCAGGCCGCCGCTGTCGCCCTCGGCGGGGAGCGCCGTCGTCGATCCGTCGCTGGCGGTCCCGTCCGTCTCGCCGGCGCCGGCGTCGCCGTCCTCGACCAGCTCCCGCGGGCCGAACTCGACGTAGGGGCGGCTGGGACCGAACTCGCGTTCGCCCTCCCAGGTGACCATCTCGCTGTCGGTCAGCGAGCCCGGCGACGACTGCGTCGTCGGCTCGGGCTCGACGCGGGCGAACGCGAGGTTCGGGCCGCGCTCGATCACCATCGACTGGTCCTCGCCGATGTAGAACGCGCCGGCGAAGACGTCGCTGACGACGACTCGGTCGCCGTCGGTCCGCGCGAAGCCGTGCCAGTGGAAGGAGAGGGAGACGGTGCCGCGGTCGGTGAAGCTCGTTGTCACGTTCACCGAGGCGTCCCGGTCGAAGGCGGTCGCGCGCATCTCGCGACCGGTCTGGTTCTCTCCCACGTCGACCAGCCGACCGGCCCGGGCGACGAAGTTGCGGTAGAGGTCCGTCTCCTCGGACCGGAACCGGTCGGCGTAGTCCTCGAACTGCTGGCGCTCGCTC of the Halomicrobium salinisoli genome contains:
- a CDS encoding helix-turn-helix transcriptional regulator, translating into MRRQVLWAVALLVVVAALVPAAGSADGAGPLLAQPDGFDRTTFEVTVTENGSAEWTVKHSRRLANESERQQFEDYADRFRSEETDLYRNFVARAGRLVDVGENQTGREMRATAFDRDASVNVTTSFTDRGTVSLSFHWHGFARTDGDRVVVSDVFAGAFYIGEDQSMVIERGPNLAFARVEPEPTTQSSPGSLTDSEMVTWEGEREFGPSRPYVEFGPRELVEDGDAGAGETDGTASDGSTTALPAEGDSGGLMWMAGAVVLLVALVGGAVFHFGRPDVPWNDGDGGAAAAEASAPEPDPEPESPAVPEEELLSDSDRVLKLLEDNGGRMKQVNIVDETEWSKSKVSMLLSDMEEDGEISKLRVGRENIISIAGEEPEAAGSPFEDDE